In Vibrio gallicus, a single window of DNA contains:
- the grxB gene encoding glutaredoxin 2, with amino-acid sequence MKLYIYEHCPFCARVAFVAQTLGLDIEYVVVDYADADTLINLIGQKMVPVLEKDDGSIMAESLDMIAYFLDTANSSQARLPSAATLAFQQQAFPWIQRIGYPRWSNLDLKEFQSDSSKMAWRAKKETQALNFDHLLEQTKPIVEQVNSLLIDAQALIEPNSGVSTLPIVDQALYFSLLRGFFAEPSIEWPTELKQWLVTCSQSKRLRLVQ; translated from the coding sequence ATGAAATTATATATTTACGAGCACTGCCCGTTTTGTGCTCGCGTTGCGTTTGTGGCTCAGACGCTTGGCTTAGACATAGAGTATGTAGTGGTTGATTACGCTGATGCAGACACTCTGATAAACCTTATTGGCCAAAAAATGGTGCCTGTCCTAGAAAAGGATGATGGTTCTATTATGGCTGAAAGCTTAGACATGATTGCTTATTTCCTAGATACCGCGAATAGTAGTCAAGCGCGTTTGCCATCGGCAGCAACATTAGCCTTTCAACAGCAAGCATTTCCGTGGATACAGCGTATTGGCTATCCTAGATGGTCGAATTTGGATCTGAAAGAGTTCCAGTCAGATAGTAGTAAAATGGCATGGCGCGCTAAAAAAGAGACACAAGCCCTGAATTTTGACCACTTGCTTGAGCAGACCAAGCCTATTGTAGAGCAAGTAAATAGTCTGCTTATTGATGCTCAGGCTTTAATTGAACCAAATTCGGGAGTGTCGACATTGCCAATTGTGGATCAAGCGCTGTATTTTTCTTTATTGCGTGGGTTCTTTGCTGAGCCATCGATTGAATGGCCTACAGAGCTAAAGCAGTGGTTGGTTACATGTAGTCAAAGTAAAAGGTTGCGCTTGGTACAATAA
- a CDS encoding MFS transporter, producing the protein MQQQPLSKARLLLMSSAVSATAANLYYNQPILPQIGHDLGLTSAQLGTIPAAGQIGYATALLLLSPLGDKLPRRRLISVLSMLLITSSLLAFSANSLLVLIVACFAIGLSANITQQLIPFAASLSTPENKGKVIGTLMTGLTIGILLSRTLSGFIGEQFGWRAVFLMSASLATLFGLLLYKFLPENKPTNNMPYLQLVASMGSLLKQHLILRQSALTGAFWFASFNALWATLALHVHQSPFNYDAQQAGLFGIIALAGVVGARVSGVLVAKVGSRNMINAALLLIASGFIVSALFGNNLIGLIAGIILVDLGVFSAQVSNQVRVFSIDPTAQSRINGIYMLGYYLGGAFGSFAGVMAFEHLGWSGVAGFSVIMVLGSLITNNLVSAAKKAENKQ; encoded by the coding sequence ATGCAACAACAACCTTTAAGTAAAGCTCGCCTACTTTTAATGTCGAGCGCAGTGTCCGCTACCGCCGCCAACCTTTATTATAATCAACCAATATTGCCACAAATTGGGCATGACCTTGGGTTAACCAGTGCCCAACTTGGAACCATTCCTGCTGCGGGTCAAATTGGTTATGCTACGGCACTCCTGTTATTGTCCCCTCTCGGAGATAAACTGCCACGTAGACGCTTAATCAGCGTCTTATCCATGCTGTTAATCACCTCTTCTTTACTCGCGTTCTCAGCTAATAGTTTATTGGTGTTAATTGTCGCTTGTTTTGCTATTGGCTTAAGCGCAAACATTACTCAGCAGTTGATTCCATTTGCTGCATCACTAAGCACCCCCGAAAACAAAGGCAAGGTAATTGGCACCTTAATGACAGGACTAACTATCGGTATATTGCTGTCTCGAACCTTAAGCGGATTTATAGGGGAGCAATTTGGGTGGCGGGCCGTGTTCTTAATGTCAGCCTCACTAGCAACCCTATTTGGTTTATTGCTATATAAGTTTCTTCCGGAAAACAAACCAACCAATAACATGCCCTATCTACAGCTAGTGGCAAGTATGGGCTCTTTACTCAAACAGCATCTAATTTTGCGTCAATCAGCATTAACCGGTGCATTCTGGTTCGCCTCATTTAATGCACTCTGGGCAACCCTAGCATTACATGTGCATCAATCACCATTTAACTACGATGCACAACAAGCAGGATTATTTGGCATCATAGCCTTAGCCGGGGTTGTTGGAGCAAGGGTTTCGGGTGTATTAGTTGCAAAGGTCGGGTCGCGTAACATGATCAACGCAGCCCTATTGCTTATCGCATCAGGCTTTATTGTATCGGCGCTATTTGGTAATAATTTAATTGGACTTATCGCAGGTATTATCTTGGTCGACCTTGGCGTGTTTAGCGCGCAAGTTTCAAACCAGGTACGTGTATTCTCGATTGACCCTACGGCGCAAAGTCGCATCAATGGCATCTATATGCTCGGATATTATCTAGGTGGCGCATTTGGGTCTTTTGCGGGGGTAATGGCATTTGAACACCTTGGTTGGAGTGGTGTCGCTGGGTTTAGCGTAATTATGGTTTTAGGTAGCCTCATTACCAACAACCTAGTATCCGCAGCTAAGAAAGCAGAAAACAAACAATAA
- a CDS encoding putative bifunctional diguanylate cyclase/phosphodiesterase has translation MIVSFSQSQHDKLKQSKSIEESLELNNYITSISYVISELKSSLIESAIENSVNDSHSAINNNGKSGEAGEYVISPSSFDTVTMQDIYGNRISSNSFNKADFSLNNNDIKDKITFSFDNNSLKLSLPIIFKDNHTVYWVGNISADKLNEITTNIDTQIHLDGQIYFNVNNNKVVLYNTGYSKESLYYNSLVQGTPFHIHALINKKQSDYFVNPDFTVWIIYLFFIPIALFLIYSLYQYKVFLSQETKFKEIIKVNKNLESEISSRNEIENKLTKQANYDDLTNLPNRKYAISLFESAIEECQATSEKLLAMFIDLDNFKGINDIRGHLVGDELLKQVSTRLKSVVGESASVARLSGDEFLVLLPKIKDDSNAILENIKTAFNKAFLINNEYLYISASMGISRYPEDGDNATLLLNRADMAMYRTKNTGRNGYNYFDTSLEKINKRNIEIDMKMRKAIINKDLEVYYQPIIDISSGKIISAEALLRWNDDELGFISPSEFIPIAEKNGMIMNVGEFVLLEACKKAREWHEINPIIINVNFSSIQFRNTDILLRMINDVLHSTALDPKYLNMEITETVLIDSNGDVLETLNNLKRLGVGLSLDDFGTGYSTLSYLQKFPFDKLKIDRSFFTNLEQDIQSQTLVNAVLAMAKSLGLAVVAEGVEDKWTADYLSDRECHYAQGYYYSKPVDADLFTQYLLKKHI, from the coding sequence TTGATTGTATCTTTTTCACAATCTCAACATGACAAACTCAAGCAATCTAAGTCGATTGAAGAGAGCCTAGAGCTAAATAACTACATCACATCAATATCTTATGTAATCAGTGAGCTAAAATCATCATTAATTGAATCGGCAATTGAAAACAGTGTTAATGACTCACATTCAGCTATAAATAATAATGGTAAATCAGGTGAGGCTGGTGAATATGTCATTTCACCTTCATCTTTTGATACAGTCACCATGCAAGATATCTATGGTAATAGGATAAGTAGTAATAGTTTTAATAAAGCCGACTTTTCACTCAACAACAATGACATCAAAGATAAAATAACATTCAGCTTTGATAATAACTCACTTAAGCTATCGCTCCCTATAATATTTAAAGATAACCATACTGTATACTGGGTCGGAAATATTAGCGCCGACAAATTAAATGAAATAACAACAAATATAGATACTCAAATTCATCTAGACGGCCAGATATACTTTAACGTAAATAACAATAAGGTAGTACTTTATAACACAGGATATTCAAAAGAAAGTCTGTATTATAATTCATTGGTACAAGGCACACCTTTCCATATACATGCACTCATCAATAAAAAACAAAGTGATTACTTTGTAAATCCAGATTTTACAGTGTGGATAATATATTTATTTTTCATTCCTATTGCTTTATTTTTAATATACAGCTTATATCAATATAAAGTTTTCTTATCTCAAGAAACCAAATTTAAAGAAATAATAAAGGTTAATAAAAACCTTGAATCAGAAATCAGCTCTCGCAATGAAATCGAGAACAAATTAACAAAACAAGCAAATTATGATGACTTAACCAACCTTCCAAATCGAAAGTATGCGATTAGTTTGTTTGAATCCGCTATTGAAGAGTGTCAAGCCACCAGCGAAAAGCTACTTGCCATGTTTATTGATTTAGACAACTTTAAAGGTATCAACGATATTCGAGGGCATTTAGTCGGTGATGAGCTACTCAAACAGGTGTCAACGAGGCTCAAGTCCGTAGTCGGAGAGAGTGCGAGTGTAGCACGACTCAGTGGCGATGAGTTTTTGGTGCTATTGCCTAAAATAAAAGATGATTCAAATGCTATTTTAGAAAATATAAAAACAGCCTTCAACAAAGCATTTCTAATCAACAACGAATATCTATATATCTCAGCCAGTATGGGTATCTCTCGCTATCCTGAAGACGGTGACAATGCAACTCTACTTCTAAATCGCGCAGATATGGCCATGTATCGTACCAAAAACACCGGTCGTAATGGGTATAATTACTTTGATACTAGTCTAGAGAAAATAAACAAACGAAATATTGAAATTGATATGAAGATGCGTAAAGCCATTATCAATAAAGATTTGGAGGTTTACTATCAGCCAATTATCGATATTTCATCTGGGAAAATAATTAGTGCCGAAGCACTACTTAGGTGGAATGACGATGAGTTAGGCTTTATATCACCATCTGAATTTATACCGATTGCTGAAAAAAATGGCATGATAATGAATGTGGGTGAGTTTGTGCTATTAGAAGCATGTAAAAAAGCCCGTGAATGGCATGAGATTAACCCTATTATTATCAATGTAAACTTTTCTTCAATACAGTTTAGAAATACAGATATTCTACTGCGTATGATTAATGATGTTTTACACTCCACCGCATTAGACCCTAAGTATCTAAACATGGAAATAACTGAAACTGTGCTGATCGACTCTAATGGTGATGTCCTTGAAACCCTAAACAACCTAAAGCGATTGGGCGTTGGGCTATCTTTGGATGACTTTGGTACCGGATACTCAACCCTTAGCTATCTACAAAAATTTCCATTTGATAAACTAAAAATCGATCGCAGCTTCTTTACCAATTTAGAGCAAGACATACAGTCACAAACTCTGGTAAACGCGGTCCTAGCAATGGCAAAATCTTTAGGTTTAGCTGTTGTAGCTGAAGGGGTTGAGGATAAATGGACTGCCGACTATCTATCCGACAGAGAGTGTCACTACGCGCAAGGCTACTACTACAGTAAACCGGTAGATGCGGATCTATTTACCCAATACCTGCTAAAGAAGCATATCTAA
- the cspE gene encoding transcription antiterminator/RNA stability regulator CspE has protein sequence MSNKATGSVKWFNEEKGFGFISQDNGGADVFVHFRAIASDGFRTLAEGQKVSFEVEQGQKGLQAANVTVI, from the coding sequence ATGTCAAATAAAGCAACTGGTTCAGTAAAATGGTTTAACGAAGAGAAAGGTTTCGGTTTCATTTCTCAAGATAACGGCGGTGCTGACGTATTCGTTCACTTCCGTGCAATCGCTTCTGACGGTTTCCGTACTCTTGCTGAAGGCCAAAAAGTGTCTTTCGAAGTTGAGCAAGGTCAAAAAGGTCTTCAAGCTGCTAACGTTACTGTTATCTAA
- a CDS encoding VC2662 family protein yields the protein MKKLLVTAVAAASLASSMAFASESPVMFSSVNHFNAPHQSAVKGVRLSALHGKVNSVTGLDISLLGMSETNNTVGVNWGIFGGNKVNQSMTGASFGIFNYNKGLTKGVNVGAVNLTHNVNGVNLSFVNFSKGQTLVDLGAVSLSNQSEVQVGIFNHTHNIKGVQVGLINCADNGFLKCFPIVNFAL from the coding sequence ATGAAAAAACTATTAGTTACTGCTGTAGCGGCAGCGTCTCTCGCGTCTTCAATGGCATTTGCATCAGAAAGCCCAGTTATGTTTTCTTCTGTGAATCACTTCAATGCACCACATCAATCCGCAGTCAAAGGCGTACGTTTATCGGCGCTTCACGGTAAAGTAAACAGCGTTACAGGCCTTGATATCTCACTATTGGGTATGTCTGAAACTAACAATACTGTAGGTGTAAACTGGGGTATTTTTGGCGGTAATAAAGTCAATCAATCGATGACTGGAGCAAGCTTTGGTATTTTTAACTACAACAAAGGCCTGACGAAAGGTGTCAACGTTGGCGCTGTGAACCTCACCCACAATGTAAACGGTGTAAACCTTTCATTTGTCAACTTCTCTAAAGGGCAAACCCTTGTCGACCTTGGTGCGGTTAGTTTGTCAAATCAATCCGAAGTACAGGTTGGTATTTTCAACCACACCCACAATATTAAAGGTGTGCAAGTCGGTCTTATCAACTGTGCCGACAACGGCTTCTTGAAGTGCTTCCCAATCGTCAACTTCGCTCTATAA
- a CDS encoding TrkH family potassium uptake protein — MIPRFHDSRVYSIGHEKNNGKGQEPRIIMVTFLLILLPCAVLLTLPVFSVSGLSITDALFTATSAISVTGLGVVDTGQHFTLSGKILLMFLMQIGGLGQMTLSAVLLYMFGVRLSLQQQALAKEALGQDRRVNLRKLVKRIIYFALIAEFIGFVLLSYRWVPEMGWSTGLFYALFHSISAFNNAGFSLFSDSMVGYVGDPLVIFCLAGLFIMGGLGFTVIGDVTNRISGERRHLQLHTKIMLIATPTLLIIGTLMFWILERHNGATLGSLSQSQQWLAAFFQSATARTAGFNSIDLSSMSSASMLFMILLMLIGAGSTSTGGGIKVSTFVVAAAATWSFLRQKEHIVLFRRAVSNQIVTRALAIIVVSSLILFIATFALMVTEKASFEVVVFETISAFATVGVSAGLTAHLSEPGKLIMVVVMIIGRIGPLTLAYMLARPEKTLVKYPEETVYTG; from the coding sequence ATGATTCCTCGCTTCCATGACAGCCGTGTTTATTCTATAGGGCACGAAAAAAATAACGGCAAGGGTCAAGAGCCACGCATCATCATGGTGACCTTCTTGCTTATACTGCTGCCATGTGCGGTGCTACTGACTTTGCCTGTTTTTTCAGTATCTGGGCTATCGATTACCGATGCACTATTCACTGCTACCTCGGCCATCAGTGTAACTGGCTTAGGGGTGGTTGATACTGGGCAGCACTTTACGCTGAGTGGCAAAATCCTGCTGATGTTTCTGATGCAAATTGGCGGATTGGGACAGATGACGCTTTCTGCAGTATTGCTGTATATGTTTGGAGTGCGGCTTTCGCTACAACAGCAGGCATTGGCAAAAGAGGCGTTAGGACAAGATAGACGAGTTAACTTGCGTAAGTTGGTTAAGCGTATCATTTACTTTGCTCTAATTGCTGAGTTTATCGGTTTTGTACTTCTGAGTTATCGATGGGTGCCGGAGATGGGATGGAGTACTGGATTATTTTATGCGCTATTTCACTCAATTTCGGCATTCAATAATGCAGGTTTTTCTCTGTTTTCTGACAGCATGGTTGGTTATGTAGGGGATCCATTAGTCATCTTCTGCCTTGCTGGATTGTTTATTATGGGTGGGTTGGGCTTTACGGTTATCGGTGATGTCACCAATAGGATATCTGGAGAGCGCCGCCATCTTCAGTTGCATACCAAGATAATGCTAATTGCAACCCCCACACTATTGATTATCGGTACCTTGATGTTTTGGATTCTAGAGCGTCATAACGGCGCAACTCTAGGATCTCTTTCACAATCACAGCAATGGTTAGCGGCTTTCTTCCAATCTGCAACTGCACGTACCGCTGGATTCAACAGTATCGATCTTTCGTCGATGTCATCAGCTTCTATGCTGTTCATGATTTTGTTAATGCTTATCGGAGCAGGTTCAACCTCAACCGGCGGTGGCATCAAGGTGTCGACCTTTGTTGTAGCGGCTGCGGCAACGTGGAGCTTCTTGCGCCAAAAAGAACATATCGTATTGTTTAGGCGAGCGGTGAGTAATCAAATAGTTACTCGTGCATTGGCGATAATCGTGGTGAGCTCTCTGATCTTATTTATTGCAACGTTTGCCTTGATGGTGACTGAGAAAGCCTCGTTTGAGGTAGTTGTGTTTGAAACTATTTCAGCCTTTGCTACGGTTGGGGTGAGTGCTGGCCTTACGGCGCATCTTTCTGAACCCGGAAAGTTAATAATGGTTGTGGTGATGATTATTGGCCGTATCGGGCCCCTGACCTTAGCGTATATGTTAGCGCGGCCAGAAAAGACCTTAGTTAAATACCCAGAAGAGACGGTATATACCGGATAG
- a CDS encoding LysR family transcriptional regulator yields the protein MLLQDLEVILKVAEFRSITAAATNLDMRTATASAAVKRVEAELGVELFVRTTRQLRLSSAGERYLPQCEQAMLILKQAKQNVKQDQGIFDGEVRIALSSDLGRNIITPWLDSFLESYPNVKLRSSISDSNIDFYRDSVDMALRYGSPNDANMYGFKICNVPRLLCASPAYLDKKGCPETLSELSEHNGLFYQLHDILQDEWVFTYDGEVHKVKLNGNRASNDGDLVRHWCVSGQGLAIKSSLDMSSDLLSGKVLSIMPEYQPTATELWLVCPSRQSITPTVRLLRDYFRQQTAQVLSQLVDKGILDKSVLK from the coding sequence GTGCTGTTACAAGATCTCGAGGTCATATTAAAAGTTGCGGAATTTCGAAGCATTACTGCTGCCGCTACTAATCTTGATATGCGAACTGCTACTGCCAGTGCTGCGGTGAAGCGTGTAGAGGCTGAGTTAGGTGTTGAGTTGTTTGTCCGTACCACACGTCAATTACGCCTATCGTCCGCTGGCGAGCGTTATCTACCTCAATGTGAACAGGCGATGCTGATCCTGAAACAGGCTAAGCAAAATGTAAAACAAGACCAAGGTATATTCGATGGTGAAGTTCGTATTGCGCTGTCATCAGATCTGGGGCGTAATATCATTACTCCTTGGCTAGATAGCTTTTTGGAATCCTATCCGAATGTAAAGCTCAGAAGCAGTATCAGTGATAGTAATATCGATTTTTATCGAGATTCTGTGGATATGGCATTGCGTTATGGGTCTCCTAATGATGCCAATATGTATGGTTTCAAGATCTGTAATGTACCGCGACTGCTATGCGCAAGTCCGGCTTACCTAGATAAAAAAGGCTGCCCAGAAACTTTATCTGAGCTAAGTGAACATAACGGCCTGTTCTATCAACTGCATGATATTCTTCAAGATGAATGGGTGTTTACCTATGATGGTGAAGTCCATAAGGTTAAGTTAAATGGTAATCGAGCCTCCAATGATGGCGATCTGGTGCGCCATTGGTGCGTTTCTGGTCAAGGACTTGCTATCAAATCGAGCTTAGATATGTCTAGCGACCTACTGAGTGGCAAGGTACTTAGCATCATGCCCGAGTACCAACCAACAGCAACCGAGTTGTGGTTGGTTTGCCCTAGCAGGCAGTCTATTACCCCAACGGTTCGCTTGCTTCGAGATTACTTTCGACAGCAAACCGCACAGGTCCTTTCTCAATTGGTTGACAAGGGTATCCTTGATAAATCCGTGCTTAAATAA
- a CDS encoding alpha/beta hydrolase codes for MKGQTFTDNGQHFVPHYFSLPLDYQDPKSKQITVFAREVTTAEHNADTPWLVFFQGGPGFQSPRPTSDLAWLNTALRNYRILLLDQRGTGFSSPINHQTLAHMNAQQQADYLSLFRADNIIRDAEKIREQLSIDKWATLGQSFGGFCTLTYLSMFPQSLLRSYITGGVPSISAHPDEVYNATFKRTKQKNEAFFEQFPKAQQMCQQIADHLMTHEEFLPNGQRFTVQQFQQLGINFGMSGTFLPTYYLLESAFIEVDGKQVLNYAFLNEMLAQQGFQTNPIYAILHESIYCQGFASQWSAHRVRQQYPEFNYKPGNSFYFTGEMVFPWMFEQYTNLKPLQSAAEILANKADWPALYNAELLAQNTVPVACAVYADDMFVEMDLSRQTLSQIPNSRAWITNEYEHNGLRADGSRILTRLTSLTDAIQSNLDQG; via the coding sequence ATGAAAGGACAAACCTTTACCGATAACGGACAGCACTTCGTTCCTCATTATTTTAGTCTTCCATTAGACTACCAAGACCCGAAATCCAAGCAGATCACCGTCTTTGCTCGTGAGGTAACGACAGCAGAGCACAACGCAGATACGCCGTGGCTGGTGTTCTTTCAAGGGGGACCAGGATTTCAATCGCCCCGCCCTACTTCTGATTTGGCTTGGCTAAATACTGCATTACGAAATTATAGAATACTTCTTTTAGATCAAAGAGGTACTGGATTTAGTAGCCCGATAAATCATCAAACTCTGGCTCATATGAATGCACAGCAGCAAGCTGACTATTTAAGCCTATTTAGAGCTGACAATATTATCCGTGATGCGGAAAAAATACGTGAACAGTTAAGCATAGACAAATGGGCAACCCTAGGCCAAAGCTTCGGCGGGTTTTGTACCCTTACCTACCTTTCTATGTTTCCGCAAAGCCTATTGCGTTCATATATTACCGGAGGCGTACCCTCTATATCTGCGCATCCTGACGAGGTATACAACGCAACCTTCAAGCGCACCAAGCAAAAAAACGAGGCTTTCTTCGAGCAATTCCCTAAAGCGCAGCAGATGTGTCAACAGATAGCTGATCACTTGATGACCCATGAAGAGTTTCTTCCAAATGGACAACGCTTTACCGTACAGCAGTTCCAACAGCTCGGGATCAATTTTGGTATGAGTGGTACTTTCTTGCCTACCTATTACCTACTTGAAAGCGCATTTATCGAGGTCGATGGTAAGCAAGTGCTTAACTATGCCTTCCTAAATGAAATGCTCGCTCAGCAAGGATTTCAAACCAACCCTATCTACGCCATCTTACACGAATCGATCTACTGCCAAGGATTTGCTTCACAATGGAGCGCTCATCGCGTTCGCCAGCAGTACCCAGAGTTCAACTATAAACCAGGCAATAGCTTCTACTTCACAGGAGAAATGGTCTTTCCGTGGATGTTTGAACAATATACCAACCTAAAGCCTCTTCAATCTGCCGCCGAAATACTAGCTAACAAAGCAGACTGGCCTGCACTTTATAATGCAGAGCTACTCGCACAGAACACAGTACCTGTGGCATGCGCTGTGTATGCGGATGATATGTTTGTTGAGATGGATTTGAGCCGCCAAACCCTTTCTCAGATACCAAATAGCCGCGCTTGGATAACCAATGAGTATGAGCACAATGGCTTGCGTGCCGATGGCAGTCGAATTCTAACTCGACTCACTTCCCTAACTGATGCCATTCAATCCAATCTCGATCAGGGTTAA
- a CDS encoding putative quinol monooxygenase has protein sequence MTKLTIVANIIAKADSIELVKEELLKLIDITRAEDGCINYDLHQDNENPAHFTFYENWVSRELWQIHMANTHLADYMAATEGAVEAFTLNEMTQIA, from the coding sequence ATGACTAAATTAACTATCGTTGCAAACATCATTGCTAAAGCAGACTCAATTGAACTTGTAAAAGAAGAGCTTTTAAAGCTGATTGATATCACTCGTGCTGAAGATGGATGCATTAACTATGACCTCCACCAAGACAATGAGAATCCAGCGCACTTTACCTTTTATGAAAACTGGGTTTCTCGTGAACTATGGCAAATCCACATGGCAAATACGCACTTAGCTGACTATATGGCGGCAACTGAGGGTGCAGTAGAGGCATTTACTCTCAACGAAATGACTCAAATTGCTTAA
- a CDS encoding zinc-binding alcohol dehydrogenase family protein: protein MSLPSNIKAIGFTQSLPISEQASLVEFTKALPEIGDKDLLVKVKATSINPADAKIRVRSAKDKVLDQARVLGYDAVAEVVALGCEVTGFELGDRIYYAGDVTRQGAHAQYQAVDYRIASHAPLSLTDEEAAVMPLTSLTAWEALFDRLRIRAEENKTLLVIGGAGGVGSITIQLAKQLTNLTVIGTASRPETEQWVKDMGADYVVNHRDLVQSVREQGIEHVDYIFNVADTKGHWESMVELIAPQGMISSIVEFDGGIDLSALQGKSAGFIWELMFTRSLFTTEDIQQQQHILFQVANLIDSGRIKSTLTQTLHGFEVETFKQAHSLIESGTTIGKIAIKY, encoded by the coding sequence ATGTCATTGCCATCAAATATTAAAGCTATAGGTTTTACTCAATCACTTCCTATTAGTGAACAAGCGAGCCTTGTAGAATTTACCAAAGCGTTGCCAGAAATTGGAGATAAAGACCTACTAGTTAAGGTTAAAGCCACTTCCATTAATCCAGCTGATGCAAAAATACGTGTGCGCAGTGCTAAGGATAAAGTACTAGATCAAGCGCGAGTGCTTGGCTACGATGCGGTTGCTGAAGTCGTGGCGCTTGGTTGTGAGGTTACAGGCTTTGAGCTTGGAGACCGTATCTATTATGCAGGAGACGTAACTCGTCAAGGAGCACATGCTCAATACCAAGCTGTTGATTATCGCATTGCTTCCCACGCTCCATTGAGCCTAACTGATGAAGAAGCCGCTGTGATGCCATTAACCAGTCTTACTGCCTGGGAGGCTCTATTTGACCGACTTCGTATCCGAGCAGAGGAAAATAAGACCTTGCTTGTAATTGGTGGTGCTGGTGGTGTGGGTTCAATCACCATTCAACTTGCGAAGCAACTGACTAATCTTACCGTTATCGGTACCGCATCTCGCCCAGAAACTGAGCAGTGGGTGAAGGATATGGGGGCGGATTACGTTGTTAACCACCGTGATCTTGTACAATCGGTTCGCGAGCAAGGTATTGAGCATGTTGACTACATCTTTAATGTCGCAGATACCAAGGGTCACTGGGAGTCGATGGTAGAGCTTATTGCGCCTCAAGGCATGATCAGCTCTATTGTTGAGTTTGATGGAGGTATTGATTTATCTGCCTTGCAGGGTAAATCTGCGGGCTTTATTTGGGAGTTAATGTTTACCCGCTCTCTATTTACTACCGAAGATATTCAGCAACAGCAACACATTCTTTTCCAAGTAGCAAACCTGATTGATAGCGGAAGAATTAAATCGACCCTCACTCAAACCCTGCACGGTTTTGAAGTAGAAACGTTTAAACAAGCCCATAGTTTGATTGAAAGTGGTACTACGATTGGCAAGATAGCAATCAAATACTAG
- a CDS encoding potassium channel family protein codes for MKSAKKQFAVIGLGRFGRSVCQELAEAGSQVLAIDINEEHVKGAMEFASEAIVADCTHEDTVAELKLEEYDMVMVSIGSDINASILATLVLKEAHCKTVWVKANDKFHAKILQKVGADRVIMPEKEMGVRIASQMLDKRVKDFHLLGSGLALTEVVISSSLLGKSLKDFAVCKLEDTKVIALKRGPEVITQPSFDKPLETGDVIILVGPHIELAQKLRLL; via the coding sequence ATGAAGTCAGCCAAAAAGCAGTTTGCCGTAATTGGTTTAGGTAGATTCGGTAGATCAGTATGTCAGGAGCTGGCTGAAGCTGGATCGCAGGTGTTGGCGATCGATATCAACGAAGAGCACGTAAAAGGCGCTATGGAGTTTGCTTCAGAGGCTATCGTTGCTGATTGCACTCACGAGGATACCGTAGCAGAGCTCAAGCTCGAAGAATACGATATGGTTATGGTTTCGATTGGTAGTGATATCAACGCCAGTATTCTAGCTACTCTAGTGCTCAAAGAGGCACACTGCAAAACGGTATGGGTGAAGGCGAACGATAAATTCCACGCTAAGATCTTACAAAAAGTGGGCGCGGATCGCGTCATTATGCCTGAGAAGGAAATGGGCGTTCGTATAGCCAGTCAGATGCTAGATAAGCGTGTGAAGGATTTCCATTTGCTTGGTAGCGGATTGGCGTTGACCGAGGTAGTGATTAGCTCTTCTTTACTCGGTAAGTCGTTAAAAGATTTTGCGGTGTGCAAACTGGAAGATACCAAGGTTATTGCCCTCAAACGTGGCCCTGAAGTTATCACGCAACCGAGCTTTGATAAGCCGTTAGAAACGGGTGATGTGATTATCTTAGTCGGACCTCACATTGAACTTGCACAGAAACTAAGATTGTTATGA